In Paenibacillus xylanilyticus, the genomic window CACTAGCGAAGTACCAGTAATGTAGGTATTGGCCCCGGATAACAGGAACACAACGGCTTTGGCAAACTCTTCGGGCTGACCGTATCTTCCCAGAGGGATTTCCTTGCGGAACTGTTCGGCTACCTCTTCTTCACTAATTCCATTCTGCTCTGCGCGGGCTGTGTCAAGTTCACGTATCCGATCTGTTCCGATTCGTCCGGGTGCCACCGTATTGATCAGAATGCCATAAGGGGCAAGCTCCTGTGACAACGTCTTCGCCAGACCAAAGACACCCGTGCGGAACGTGTTGGACAGAATCAACCCCGGAATTGGCTGTTTCACCGAAGTTGAAGCAATATTCACAATATGGCCGCCGTTGGTCTTCATATAAGGGAGGGCCCCCCGAATCATACGTACATAGCTCATAACATTCAACTCAAATGCACGTTCCCAATCCTCATCTGTCAATGATTCAAATGTTCCCGAAGGAGGACCGCCAGAGTTGTTCACCAGAATATCAATCTGCCCGAACAGCTCCCCTGTCTTATGGATTAATGTGTTAATGTCTTCCTTGCGTGTAACATCCGTTACGCAGTATTCAACGCGTCCTCCGCCGTCCAGTTCCAGCAGTTCTTGCTTGACGGCTGCGAGCTTCTCCTCGTTCCTGCTCGCAAGCATCACGTCTGTACCTTCTGCGGCCAGCTGTGCTGCCACCGCCTTGCCCAGTCCCTGGCTGGATGCCAGCACCAGGGCTTTTTTACCCCGAAGTCCCATATCCATTATATTGTTCCTCCTTCGTCATCGAACTACCGTTCATTCCAGATAAAATAACTCATGAGAATATCGTCCACGTACTTCCCGGCGATATAAAATTCCGACACCAGCCGGCCCTCCGTCTCAAATCCACATTGGGTATAAAAAGCTATCGCTCCCGGATTGCTCGACAGCACGCGAAGACGCAGCTTATGAATCCCCTGTTCACGAGCATATTCTTTCATGGCATGCATCAGGGACGTGGCCACGCCACTGCGTCGATCATTGGGGTGGACAGCAATATTAATCTCGTAGACATGACGATTGACAGGCATCCCCGTAGGCGGATAAAAGCCCACATAGCCGCAGACCCGTTCTCCCTGAACGGCAACCAGCTGGCTGCCGGGTGGACAATGCTGCAGAAATTGCTGTCTGGACTTCCAATGGAATGGCGCTGGAGAGGTATGTATATCCCACACGAGAGCATCCATCTCCATTAGTTGGGGTGCATCCTTCATCTCGGATGGCCGAATTTTATATGTTTGGCGGGTAAGCATCGCATTTCAACCTTTCATACAGGTAATTACATTATCGCAGCGCGTTGCATGGCCCTTGGATTATAGCTGAGGGATGCCATTAGCGCATATTTTTCATTTGATTATATTGTAGCACAGCCCTAAGCCCGAACTAAAATGGGGATCTCTACTTAACCTTTACGTTACGTCATCGTTTATACTGAAGATCATGAAGGAGGTGCGGCCCTTGAATATCAAAGAGGCGGCAGGCAGGCTTGGCATATCCCCCAGAGCGATTCGTTTTTACGAGGAAAAAGGATTAATTCTTCCCGCCAAGCAGGCCAGCAATGGATACCGAAGCTACACGGAAAATGACATCTGGCGGCTTCAGACGATTGCCGCACTGCGGGAGATCGGCATGTCACTTCAGGATATTACTCAGGCGCTCGGTGAGATTGATCAAGGCAACCAGCAGCGGCTGGAGGAATATCTGGAGCTGCAGCAGGCCGTCATGTATGCCCAATGGGTTGAACTGAAACGCATGCTGGATACAACCCAGCGCATGATTGATCTCAATCGTCAGGACGGCCCGCTGAATGTTAGCCATCTCCATGAGCTCGCAGACAGTTCCCGCCGCCTGCGGGAAGCACGCCAGAACTGGCATGATCGATGGAACTATGATACTCAGGCAGCTATCCATGATGAGCGTGTTCAGGCGAAGAGCGGGAGCATACCTGTATCTTCTGCATCTTCCGCATCTTCCCCATCTTTCCCGGAGGAAGCAGGTAGCATGCCTTATAACGAATCCAGAAACGCCGGAGAACACCAGGATACCAAAACAGCCCCGTCGTCTTCTTTTTATCTATATCACAACTATGACGAGGCGCTGGAACAGACTGCGAAATGGATCTCCCCTGTTCCTGGTGAACACGGGCTTGATATCGGAACGGGTACAGGTAATCTTGCAGGCAAGTTATTGGAACGCCAAGCCATCATGACAGGAATTGACCAGTCCAGAGAAATGCTGCGTACATGCCGTACCAAGTATCCCGGGATGCATGTGAAGCTGGGGAACTTCCTGGCGCTGCCTTTTGCCGATCAGACCTTTGATTTTCTTGTATCCAGCTTCGCCTTCCATCATCTGAGTCCGGACCAGCAGCAGCTGGCACTGCAGGAGATGCAGCGGGTATTAACCCCAAGGGGACGAATCTGTCTAACCGATCTCATGTTTGCGGATGCACTTCACCGCGAAGCTTATATAAGACAAGCTGAGGCAGATGGAAACAGTGAGCAGCTGCTTGCCATAAGAGAACGCCATTTCCCCCTGTTGGATGAATTAACCGGTTGGCTTGAGTCGCATGGCTACGTTACAAAAACCGTTCGTCACAATGAGCTGCTGCATACGATGCTCGCAGTTCCGCTGCGTTGATAATGGTGAACAGCCCTCGTTTGCTCCACATAAGACACAGGCCGTGGACCATTGTCTCTTACTTATATAGAAAAAGGCCATCCTGCCTGTTAAGGAGGATGGCCTTTCATTACACTCAAGCATCAAGTATAAGAAGTGAGTTACATATAAATATCCACGATGGTACGGTCCGAAGTACGCAGCTGTCTGAACTCATCCAGTGAGATGCAGACTCCGCCTTGACGGTAACGGTTCGCCGTAACTTCTGTACGGATCTCCTTGCCGTTTACGGTTACGCGGTTAACCGCTCCTTCGTTCAGGTGATAGATAAACGTTACCGGTTCACCTGCATATTCAAATTCGAATTGCATGCCGTCCAGCTCAGCTGGCAAGACAGGGTCAATGACCAGATCCCCACCTTCCTGACGGATACCAAGTGCATTCGAGATCAGCTGGTTCATGTAGATCCCCGGGCCGCTGGAGTAGATTCTCCATCCACCCTTCACCTGCACGGTACCTTTGCGCAATTGATCAAAATGCTCCTGCGCCTCATAACGTGTGTTGAATTTGCCGTCGGAACTGCTGAAGTACGCATTGGCTTGACGGATCTCTGCGTTAGGCACAATCTCACCGATGCCAACCGGATTGATCATCGCCAGTCCATTCCATACCTGATCGGTTTTACCAAGCTTGGCCATCGCTTCCACATAACGAATGTGGGCGTGTACGTACTGCAACCCGATCTCGCGTCCGAAGTTGGATGCCTGTTCTGCCCGCTTGAAGTGGCTGCTTACACCGCCGGCATATTGAGCCGGACGATTCATCAAGCGCACGCCATCCGGGCACAGGAAATGCTCGCGAATCAGTGCATAATGCGATTCAGCTTGTTCTGCCGTTAGCAATTCACCGATCATGCTGCGTGTCATAGGCAGCAGACGATACTGAATGCCTGTCTCGGTATCGGTCGGATGCAGCATCAGCTTCGCCTGATCCGCCTCCTCCATGTACACAAAGCCCGGGATAACATCGGTTCCCAGCATGTAACGGTTGAAGTCTTCACGGATACCCTGAGCAAGAGCTTCAAGCTCCTCTGCGAAGGAAGCATCCTTGTATTTCAAAGCCTGTGACAGTACATTGACGGATTGATACGTCAGAGCTACCGTCCAGCTGCTCACCATAAACTGCTTGAGCTGTGCATTGGCTGGCTGCAGGGTATCGTCCCAGTCCCCATCGCCATAGGAAGACAGGAACGTATCGTGCAGGAAGTGCGAACGAATGTATTCGATCTCTTTCTTCGCATGATCCAGTACCGTTGCTGTGTCTTCCGTGAAGCCGAAGCTGTGTTTGACGGTATAAGGCACCTTCTCATCCAGAATCGCATAGTCGCGCGTCGCCGTCAGATAGTCTGCCAGCACTTTCAGCGGCCAGACGATGATATCGCCGTGACTCTCTTCCTGCTGGATGGCAAAGTATTTGTCAAACATGAACCATTGCGGCCAGTTGCCGTCATCCTCGTATTGGTGCGTGTAGACCATTTTGATGATGTCACGTACCTGCTCGTATTTTTGAGTAGCCATGAAGTATTCAACCGGACCCTGACATACGTCCCGTGTACCCCATGCTGCGCCGCCGTATTGCTCCAGACCGTGAGGCACAGAATAGTGAACCAGCATGTTGTGTGTGTACCACCAGGCCAAGGCATTCACTTTGAACAGATCCTCAGCACGCTGACCTTCCCCGCGGGACAAACGGAAGCCATTCATTACACCCGCAAAGAATTCGCGGTAAGCCTGTACTTCCTCTTCAAATGTAAGAGTTGATCCAGCTTCATCAGCTTGGCCTTCCAGTACACCCTGCACTTTAAGCGTCCACTCTGCACTCTCTTCCAGGCTAAGCGTAACGAGCGAAGCAGATCCACTGCGGATACCGCTTGCCAGCAGCGTCTCGTCGTCTGCGTTTATCGAGGCACCCTCTACAGACATGCGATATTGCAAGTCAGGATATGTGCCGGCACTGATTGCTTTTGGGTCCGCTTTGAAGACCAATGTATTACCATCCTGCGTCATGTGCAGTGGATATTCGTATTCGTTCACGTTCATTGTGATCTGGTTGGTTACCAGATAGCGATAGGCTTTACCGCTTGTAGAACGCACATTCATGCTCACTTCAGTTGTATGTGCACCTGTATAGTTCGTTACGATGAGTGTATCGGATTCAGTTTTGTACATCCAGCGCACATAGTTGAAGCCAATTTCGAACAATGACGGCATGGTGAGCAGACGATATTGCCCATCCATCTCTACATAAATGCGTTGTCCGGCAGTCTTCGGCACATTCAATGCATTGCGGGCGTTACTGATCATTTTGTTAAAATTGGTGTTCCCGATAACCAGCTGCGAATTGAAGATACCGTACATATAAGATGTTGTTGTAATAACCGGTGCTCCAAGCTTCACGTTGCCACCGCTCATCAGGATATGACCGTGAGGACGCTCCACCAGCAGTTCCTTGGCTTTCAGCACGATATGTTCGTAGCTGCCTGTGAAGAAGGATAGAAGTGAATCCTCATTACGCTCTTCCTGATGACGATCTGGGAACAGGTTCTTGATTTCCTCTTCCGTCATGTCCAGTGCCGCAAGCGGCACGCCCAGGCTGGAAGACAGCTTCACTTGCTCGAGTGTTTCACCGTGCTGAACTTCGAGATTCTGTACTGCGTCCCAAGCCGCAGCCACTTCATCTGCATACTCCAGGGCGGAGATGCCTTCTGGATGATTGGACTTCGCCAGTCCATAGAAGACAACCTCAGCTTCCCCGTTCAGATTCAGCAGCTCGGATTGCAGCGCCGTATATGCGAACTCATATTGATAAGTCTCATTAGCCAGAGTTTTACGGCTGAGACTTTCCGGTTCATTGGTTTCCTTGTAGGACAGACCGAAGAACTGGAAGCCGTCTGTGGAGTAACCGACTGCCTTGGTCAAAGAACCCTGCTGCATATATGGGAATGCGCCGCCCTGTGGCTGGTTTTGACGGGAGCATACGACGTATCCCTTCGCTCCATCTTCAAAGACAGTATGGTCGATATACTGTGACAGATAGGCCTCGTTGCTGCGTACCGCACCCGGATCAGCCAGTCCAACATCCTGTCCGTAGACAATATCCACTCCGTTATGCTGCCCTTTCAGTTTTACATCCCAGAACCAAACGCCTTGCGATGTTGCCGTGAACACGACCTGATAACCGATGCCTTGTTCCTGGCCTTCCAATGGAATGCTGCCTTCCCAGATCAGCTGATGGTCTGGCTGAGTCTTGCTTGTAATCACCTTACTGCTCGAACGTGCACCCAGCAGCGGGTAAGAGCTAATGTTCTCTCCCTCGTGTACTCGCAGGTACAGATTGTTCAGAGAACCATCGATCTGGTTGCTTAGCAGCTGGTTCAGCATGGTTGTACCGGATGTTGCCTGGTACAGATCCCACTGTTCAAAAAGGTAAACGTCAATTCCCCGGCAGTCAGCCGGATCGGTTCATTAATCATCGTTGTCATGTCATTCACTCCTTCATTTAGTAAAAATCGAAACGTTTCGAATCGACCGAAAAAGAATAGGGTTCCTCTGCAAACTGACCTGTTAAAAGGCCAATTCGGTTACGAACCCCTGGTTTTATTTTCATGCTGGCTATACCTGAACAGGCAACCATTCCAGAACACGCTTGATCTTCATATCCCAATAACTCCACTCATGGCCACCTGGCTCTTCCTCATACGTCACCTGTACATCCAGTTCCTTCATCGTATGCCGAAATGTCTGGTTGGCTTCGTACAGAAAATCTTCTGTTCCGCAGCATTGATACAATTGCGGGAACGCCGTCCCTGACGCAGCCAGCCTGCGGCTAACGGCCAGCAGATCGTCATCACTGCCTTCAATTCGCTCCGGACTCCCGAAGATGCTCTGCATTTCTGCAGGGGTGAAGTTCCCCTCGCCACGTACCCTGCTTGCCAGATCAAGCCCGCCCGAGAGGCTGGCTGCCGCAGCATATCGTTCCGGAAAACGCAGACCCAGCTTGAATGCACCATACCCGCCCATGGAAACGCCTGTTACAAATGTATCTTCACGGCGGTCCGAGATCGGAAAGAGCGACTTCACGAATGCAGGCAGTTCCTCACTTATATATGTAAAATAAGACCCGCCCTGCTGCATATCCATATAGTAGCTTCGCCCTGCCGATGGCATCACAACCGCAATTCCCCGGGCCTCGGCCAGACGTTCGATGGATGAATGCCTTGCCCATTCGGAGTGGTCTGCACCGCGCCCATGCAGCAAATAAAGGACAGGCAGTTTTCCATTCCGACTTGCGCGAAGCGGTGAATGCTCAGGCAGTATAAGTGTAATGTCTGTAGACACGCCAAGACTTTCGGCGTACAACTGGCATTGGATCAAAGCCATTGCTTCATCTCCTGTTCAACGAGATTTACGTAATGATCATTAGATTATTTATTTGAGAAGCGGTCCCTTATGCTCGAGGCATACCAGGAAAAATATCCATCCAAACGCTGCTTCTTACGCGGGCTGGGTACCCGACTCTGCCTGCACAGAGCGTACGGACTCACGTTCCACCATATCAATCGTCAACGTATACGATGGGTTCACGGCTTCACCATTCAGCATCTGGAAGAGCAGATGTCCTGCAAGTGATCCGGCCTCGTGCTTCGGCTGCCTTACGGTAGTGAGGGGAGGACGAACGAATTCAGACAATTGAATGTCATCAAACCCGATAACCGAAATATCTTTTGGCACGGATATGCCGCTCTCTTCCAATGCCTTCAAACCACCTATAGCCATTTCGTCATTCCCGTAAAATACAGCAGTTGGAAGCTCGCCTTGCATAATCATCATTTTGGTTGCACTATGCCCGCCTTCACGAACGAAATTGCCGCTTAAACGCCATTTGGATTTCTCCTCAAGCCCCGCTTCCTGCATGGCTCTCAAGTATCCCTGGTAACGCAGGGCATTATCATACGAGTTGGATGGACCACTGATGTAGGCAATCTTCCGGTGCCCCGAATTGATCAGGTGACGCGTAGCCAGGTATCCACCTTGTTCACCGTCAACCAGCACATTGACCAGATGGTCACCCGACAGATGACGATCCATTACAATAATAGGAAAACGCTGGCCCGCAGATTCCACCAAAATGTCATCATGGATGTTGTGTGCGAGTACAATTGCACCATCCACTCTTTTTTCCCGCAAAAACCGGACTGCAGTCGAATCGCGGCCACCCATCGAACTGCATGCAATCAGATCATAGCCATTCGCAAGCGCCACATCCTGAACACTGCGAATCAACTCCGAGTAATACGGACCCGAAAGATCAGTCAGAATTAACGCAATCGTATTCGTCCGGCTCCGTTTCAGGTCCATGGCAAAGCCGTTTTTGCGATAATTCAGTTCCCGGGCTGCCTCCAGCACTTTTGCCTTGGTCTTGGCGCTAACCTTGCTGTCCCCGTTTAATGCATAGGAGGCGGTCGAGAGCGCCACACCTGCCAGCTTTGCCACATCCTTGATCGTTGCCATTCCACGCTCGCTCCTTCTAACTTGACCAATTATAAGTTACCTACATTTTATACTGTAAATGGTTGTGACAACCACCAAATTCTATACTTTATCATTGAATGATAGCCGTTTCTATTCAATCGAAACGTTTCGAAGTGATATCAAAAAAATTCTTCCATTTGACTTCTTGCCCAACGGCTCATTCGGACCAGCTTTAACTGGAGATCCATTAGCATCGAGACAAGCTTTCAATGTACAACTCAACAGGCAGTTCCTTACAAAGATCGTATGGACATGCTTCTTGGCAAGACATTGAAACGTTTCGACATTTTTATTATAGTCGGTGTTGATAGCGATTTCAACCTCTTTATTCATTTTCACCGAAATAAATGCCGTTGGCAATGGTCAAGTCTATGAGATTGAAGAAGACAAGTTTTACGAATTGATCCACTATCGGTTATTGAACAGCAGCAGACTATATTGCACAAAATAACATTGTCCATGGAACATTGATCATAGTTGTCCATTTACAAATGTAAAATCTTCCTCTATGTTATTAATGAGAATAATAATCATTATTGATTATCACAGGGGGAACTTACCGATGTTGCCGTCAATTAACGTTTTTCCGGCTTGTTGTTTTATGCTGCATCATGAGATTCTGCCTGCCTGCAGCAGCGGTGCAGGTGCGAAAACTACCAACATGTCGGCCGAAACAACCTGCCGGCTGTGAAGAACAACCAAGTGTACGAACTAACAGAGGCTCGCTACTGGGTACTTCGATCCGATCGCATTCAGGGTCAGGCAGAGGACTTCGCTGATATGATTGTGGAACGTACGCAGCAGAACCCGCAAGTAAATAGCATTTATAAAATAATTCAACACGACCGAACGCTGTGTCTGGACAGGCCTTGAAGCCTGCCTGGGCTATTGCGTTGCAGAAGGGGGAAATACATATGCTTCGCCGTTTCATGGCGTATTACCGTCCTTACAGAGGACTTTTTATTCTGGATTTCTCTTGTGCCATTGCAGCTGCCCTGCTGGAACTCGTGTTTCCGCTGGCAGTAAACCAGGTGGTGGACAAGCTGCTCCCTGAGGGCAACTGGTCCATGATTCTACCGCATGTGGCCGCATTGCTCGGCATCTATCTGCTCAGTTCCTTTTTCCATTTTGCAGTCACCTATTGGGGACATAAGCTGGGGATTAACATTGAGTCCGATATGCGGAGAGAACTGTTCAGGCGTGTACAGAAGCAGTCCTTCCGCTTCTTCGACAATAACAAGACAGGCCACCTGGTATCACGTATGACCAATGATCTGATGGATATCGGAGAGATCGCGCACCATGGACCGGAGGATCTATTCATCGCCTTGATGACACTAGCAGGTGCCTTCGGCATCATGCTCAGCATCAACTGGCAGCTCGCCGTACTGACCTTCATCATCGTGCCGCTGATGATCTACCTGTCCCTATATTTCAGCCGCAAAATGTCCAGTGCCTTCAAACGCATGTTTGCCGATATAGCAGACTATAATGCTCGGGTCGAGAACACGGTCAGCGGAATCCGTGTGGTACAGGCTTTTGCCAATGAAAATCATGAAATCGGTCGTTTTACTGAAAATAACGAACGCTTCCGCCTCACCAAACTGATCACCTACCGCATTATGGCGTGGAACTCCTCGCTTAGCTTTATTCTGATGAAGTTCGTCTCACTGTTTGTGCTGGTATGCGGAACATGGTTTGTCATTCAAGGAAGCATGACCTACGGGGAATTTATCGCCTTCGTAATGCTGTCGAATATATTCCTGGGTCCGATCAAACAGATTAACTCTGTCATCGAAACCTATCCGAAAGGCATTGCTGGTTTCAAGCGTTATCTGGAACTGCTGGAAGCTGTGCCAGATGTAGAAGATGCACCGCAGGCTAAGCCCATCACAAGCGTAAGTGGAGATATCGCTTTTCCATAATGTTAGCTTTTCCTATGGTGAACATAAGCCTACATTGGAACAGGTCAATCTGGAGATTCAAGCCGGGCAGACGGTTGCACTGGTTGGACCCTCCGGAGCGGGCAAATCCACACTGTGCAGCCTGATCCCGCGCTTCTATGATGTAGATGCTGGCCATATCACCATTGACGGCATTCCGGTGAAGGATATGACGCTGGAGTCGCTGCGCTCCAATATCGGCATTGTACAGCAGGACATATTCCTGTTTGACGGACCATTCGTGAAAATATTGCCTACGGCAAATTGAATGCATCGGATGAGGATATCTGGGAAGCCATCCGCCGGGCACAATTGGAAGAGCTGGTACGGTCACAGCCGGAAGGACTCGACACCATGATCGGTGAACGTGGCGTAAAATTATCCGGCGGACAGAAACAGCGCCTATCCATTGCGCGCATGATTCTGAAAATCCACCCATCCTCATCCTGGACGAAGCAACTTCGGCTCTGGATACCGAAACAGAAGCTGCCATTCAGCTGGCGCTGTCCGAGCTTGCCCAGGGACGTACAACGCTTGTTATTGCGCACCGACTGGCAACCATTCGGCATGCGGACCGCATTATTGTCGTGGAGAACGGTGGCGTAGCCGAACAGGGCAGCCATGATGAACTTCTCGAACGAGAAGGCTCCTATAGCCGACTGCATCAGGCTCAGTTTGGATAAAGTGCTTCATTATTATGCTCAAATACCCTTCCCCCTGACTTATTGGAGGAAGGGTATATTTTACTATCTTAGAGCATGTCACGCTTCACTCTAAGATAGCTTATTTTTTTACAACATGGATAAAATGAACCGTCTCAAAAGCAGTCAATTCATCTGTACGATTGTTGAAGTATCTCTCCTGGATATCGTCTGGTGTCAGATGCTCATAGATGAGAAGTCCTGCATCCGCCAGCAGGCCTTCGATCTCGTGATACGCGAAACAGGATTGCATTGGCTCGCCGGAGGACGCAGCCAGCTTCAACATGTTCTCTACCCGATTAAAGATGCCTTTCTCCTCAAAGAGTCGTTCATCTGCATAATCCAGTACCATCGAGCTCCCAGACGGAAGGTTGGCGAAAGCCTGCCGCAAAAGATTGAACAATACCTCTTTGGACAGGTAATACGATACGCCAAGCAGGCTGAGGAACGTTTTCTGATTTTTGAAACCCTTGCTGGTCAGATTTTCATAGGCAAACCCATGCGCGAAGTCCATTGGGATCAAGTGCAAGTTGTCCGGGATCGACAGGTTGGCCCAACTCAGCCTATCGCTCTTAAACTGCTGCGTGGCCGGATGGTCGACTTCAAAGATATGCAGCCTGTCGTTCAGTTCCGGGGTTCTTAACGCAAAGGTATCCATTCCTGCGCCCAGAATGACGTATTGTTTGGCTCCCAGGTTGACTTCGTGAAGCAGCACCTGCTCGCAATAGGCTGCCCTCGCCAAAGCAATGGGAGACAACTGGACTTGGGTGATCCACCTCAATATTTTATCGGGGTCCTCCTTCCCCATATCGGCCATTTCGGGATTAAAAAAATGAATGCCCTGCACCATTTGCTCCCGAATCTGTTCAAACTCCTGTGGAGAAATCAGAGCCTTGGCTAGATGATCATCGAAAATCAGAGGTGAGTCATATTGGCTGTGATAGGCGCGGCCAAAGGCCGAGATCAAAGACGTAATGCTGGATTCATTTGGCTTCATATTTATCCTCCCGCATAACAAAATAAGGTCCCCCTGGCCAGGAGAACCTTAGTATATACGGAATGATTTAATATGTAAATTATAGCATAAAAACACATTTTTGTCAATCAAAATTTTGTGGAACATGCAGACATGTTGGGTAAATCTTCTACTCGTCCAACATGTCTGTTCCAATGATACTCCCGCCTAGAAGACTCTAGGTATCCACCCCATACTCCTTCACCTCACGGTGGCGATTCAGGACGGCATGAAGTGCAAAACCGAGCAGGGCCACCCCTGCCATCGCCGTTGCCAGCCAGGCTACCGAAATCAGGCCTTGTTTATCGTACATCACACCCATCACATATGGGCCAATGACACGACCAATCGATCCGATACCACCGGAGACTCCAATGTAAAATGGTGCCGCTCTGCCCGCATGGTCAGAGATAAAGGCAGGAGTTGCAGGTGAGATCAGCATTTCTCCAAAGGTCGCCAGCACCATCGCAAACACCATGCCTGGATAGCTGTACATCGTGATCATGACGATATAAGCCAATCCATAGAATATCGCACTCGCTGCCATCTGCGCAGTCGAGGTACGAGCCATGGTGCGTTTAACCCAACTCGTGAACGGTTGGCCCACGAAGATCAGAACCCCGTTCAGTGTCCAGAGTAGGCCGTACATTCGTTTCTCCATCCCTTCCGAGATGATATACGGCGATACGCCTGTGTTCCAGATGGAATTGCCAAACAGGATGAACAGTACCCCGAGGCTCATAAACAGGTATAACCTGGTGTTGCCAAGCAGCGCCCAGATCCCGGGTCCATTTTGGACCTTTTTGCGTTTCGTCAGATGCACTTCTCCCTGATCCGGCTCCACCCGCGATAGATAGTACCAGAAGAAGACTGCAAATCCGGCAGAGGTCACGCCATTCAGTACAAAGCTGAGGTGATAGGAAAAGTCAGCCAGGAAACCGCTGAGTGCCGTCCCAATCGCTACACCGATATTGTTCGCTACATAAATAATATTGAACAGCTCTCCACGCCGCTCCGCAAACCGAAAGCCAATAAAGGCCTGGATCGCAGGCAGCGACAAGGAACTGAACAAACCGATCCAGCCCATGGCACATATAAATACAACCCAGTACGCACTAATCCAGGGCAGGGCAAACAGCCCAAGTGCATTAAGGGCAAGCGATCCAATGATCAGCTTCTTCACGCCGACCCTGTGATATAATGCACCGCCAAGCAGCTGGCCGAAGATACCGCCAAGTGACTGGATCAAAATGACGAATCCCGCGTTAGCCATCGTCCGCCCGAGTTCATCAAATACGTACATTGTGGTCAGCGGCCACATCAGGGCACTCCCTGTTGCATTAACCAGACTTGCCAGCAAAAATACTTTGACTTCTTTTGGATATGTATCCAACCATCTCATCATCTTCATTCATTCTCCTTACTACCTTAAACGAACAAAACAAACCTCCACTCACGGCGGCTTAAACTACCTGAGCGGAGGCCATTTGTATTATTAAACATTGCCTTTTATTCTTGCTTCAAGGTTTATCCCTTGTTCATCTTACCTGAAAAGCCTCAATCTGCAAGTACACTCATTGACGCTTCACTTCGACAGTGGCCGAGAAGAACGTTGCCCCGTTGCCCATGTCCGACAGCCGATTGGATGTCAGTGAATTCACCCGCTGTTTCCGTCCGCTTCCATCCCACCATAGACCTTGGCTGATCACCGTACCCGGCAGCATGGATTCGCTCACCTTGGCAGTCAGTTCGATCCGTCCCCGGTCATTCCACACAACTACCGCATCGCCATCTTCAATGTTTCTGTGAGCTGCATCCTCCGGATGAATCTGCAGCATGGGCATTTTCTCCATACGTTGATGCTTCTCCGTATTGGCAAAGGTGGAATTCAGGAAATTGTGATTCGGTGGCGACAGGAACATGAGTGGATGCACATCATCAGGTCCGGCCGGATGTTCCCCGTCATACCCTTCAACTAGAGCACGATATGTAGGCAGCGGCGGAAGGCCTCTTTCTGCCATCGTTTCGGAATACAGCTCAATCTTACCGGATGGCGTAGGCAGCTGT contains:
- a CDS encoding SDR family oxidoreductase; its protein translation is MDMGLRGKKALVLASSQGLGKAVAAQLAAEGTDVMLASRNEEKLAAVKQELLELDGGGRVEYCVTDVTRKEDINTLIHKTGELFGQIDILVNNSGGPPSGTFESLTDEDWERAFELNVMSYVRMIRGALPYMKTNGGHIVNIASTSVKQPIPGLILSNTFRTGVFGLAKTLSQELAPYGILINTVAPGRIGTDRIRELDTARAEQNGISEEEVAEQFRKEIPLGRYGQPEEFAKAVVFLLSGANTYITGTSLVVDGGMVRAL
- a CDS encoding GNAT family N-acetyltransferase translates to MLTRQTYKIRPSEMKDAPQLMEMDALVWDIHTSPAPFHWKSRQQFLQHCPPGSQLVAVQGERVCGYVGFYPPTGMPVNRHVYEINIAVHPNDRRSGVATSLMHAMKEYAREQGIHKLRLRVLSSNPGAIAFYTQCGFETEGRLVSEFYIAGKYVDDILMSYFIWNER
- a CDS encoding methyltransferase domain-containing protein codes for the protein MRPLNIKEAAGRLGISPRAIRFYEEKGLILPAKQASNGYRSYTENDIWRLQTIAALREIGMSLQDITQALGEIDQGNQQRLEEYLELQQAVMYAQWVELKRMLDTTQRMIDLNRQDGPLNVSHLHELADSSRRLREARQNWHDRWNYDTQAAIHDERVQAKSGSIPVSSASSASSPSFPEEAGSMPYNESRNAGEHQDTKTAPSSSFYLYHNYDEALEQTAKWISPVPGEHGLDIGTGTGNLAGKLLERQAIMTGIDQSREMLRTCRTKYPGMHVKLGNFLALPFADQTFDFLVSSFAFHHLSPDQQQLALQEMQRVLTPRGRICLTDLMFADALHREAYIRQAEADGNSEQLLAIRERHFPLLDELTGWLESHGYVTKTVRHNELLHTMLAVPLR
- a CDS encoding alpha/beta hydrolase; its protein translation is MALIQCQLYAESLGVSTDITLILPEHSPLRASRNGKLPVLYLLHGRGADHSEWARHSSIERLAEARGIAVVMPSAGRSYYMDMQQGGSYFTYISEELPAFVKSLFPISDRREDTFVTGVSMGGYGAFKLGLRFPERYAAAASLSGGLDLASRVRGEGNFTPAEMQSIFGSPERIEGSDDDLLAVSRRLAASGTAFPQLYQCCGTEDFLYEANQTFRHTMKELDVQVTYEEEPGGHEWSYWDMKIKRVLEWLPVQV
- a CDS encoding LacI family DNA-binding transcriptional regulator, giving the protein MATIKDVAKLAGVALSTASYALNGDSKVSAKTKAKVLEAARELNYRKNGFAMDLKRSRTNTIALILTDLSGPYYSELIRSVQDVALANGYDLIACSSMGGRDSTAVRFLREKRVDGAIVLAHNIHDDILVESAGQRFPIIVMDRHLSGDHLVNVLVDGEQGGYLATRHLINSGHRKIAYISGPSNSYDNALRYQGYLRAMQEAGLEEKSKWRLSGNFVREGGHSATKMMIMQGELPTAVFYGNDEMAIGGLKALEESGISVPKDISVIGFDDIQLSEFVRPPLTTVRQPKHEAGSLAGHLLFQMLNGEAVNPSYTLTIDMVERESVRSVQAESGTQPA
- a CDS encoding class I SAM-dependent methyltransferase, coding for MKPNESSITSLISAFGRAYHSQYDSPLIFDDHLAKALISPQEFEQIREQMVQGIHFFNPEMADMGKEDPDKILRWITQVQLSPIALARAAYCEQVLLHEVNLGAKQYVILGAGMDTFALRTPELNDRLHIFEVDHPATQQFKSDRLSWANLSIPDNLHLIPMDFAHGFAYENLTSKGFKNQKTFLSLLGVSYYLSKEVLFNLLRQAFANLPSGSSMVLDYADERLFEEKGIFNRVENMLKLAASSGEPMQSCFAYHEIEGLLADAGLLIYEHLTPDDIQERYFNNRTDELTAFETVHFIHVVKK